Proteins co-encoded in one Dysgonomonadaceae bacterium zrk40 genomic window:
- a CDS encoding N-acyl homoserine lactonase family protein, which yields MFQTGILKTKLKFIKMNQGESDFDIPVPWFLIKHPAGNIVIDGGNAIEAAIDKRAHWGAVVDAYDPVMEVSENCADQCRSVGVDPGSVRYVLQSHLHLDHTGAIGHFPNAQIICQRAEYDYAFNPHWFARGAYIRADFDRPGLNWKLLGGEYTDNYDLFGDGAVRMIFTPGHAPGHQSFLITLPKTGPVLLTIDAAYTLDHWENKALPGLVHSSADAANSVAKLRRIASDTNAMVVTGHDPDNWQTFLKAPHDFYD from the coding sequence ATGTTCCAGACAGGGATTCTGAAGACCAAGCTCAAGTTCATCAAGATGAACCAGGGGGAGAGCGATTTCGACATTCCCGTTCCGTGGTTCCTGATCAAGCATCCGGCAGGCAATATCGTCATCGACGGCGGCAATGCGATCGAGGCCGCGATCGACAAGCGGGCGCATTGGGGCGCGGTTGTCGACGCCTATGATCCGGTCATGGAGGTTTCGGAGAACTGCGCCGATCAGTGCCGCTCGGTCGGCGTCGACCCCGGCTCGGTCCGCTACGTGCTGCAATCCCATCTCCATCTCGACCACACCGGGGCAATCGGTCACTTTCCGAACGCGCAGATCATCTGCCAGCGCGCGGAATATGACTATGCGTTCAACCCGCACTGGTTCGCTCGCGGCGCCTATATCCGCGCCGACTTCGACAGGCCCGGCCTCAACTGGAAGCTCCTCGGCGGGGAATACACCGACAATTACGATCTGTTCGGCGACGGCGCCGTCCGCATGATCTTCACGCCGGGTCATGCGCCGGGGCATCAGTCCTTTCTGATCACCTTGCCGAAAACCGGGCCGGTGCTGCTGACCATCGATGCTGCCTACACGCTCGACCACTGGGAAAACAAGGCATTGCCCGGCCTTGTCCATTCGTCTGCCGATGCCGCGAATTCCGTGGCGAAGCTGCGCCGGATCGCGAGCGACACGAATGCGATGGTGGTTACGGGACACGATCCCGACAACTGGCAGACCTTTTTGAAGGCGCCGCACGACTTTTATGACTGA
- a CDS encoding alpha/beta hydrolase, whose amino-acid sequence MAKHSPVIGRYVTIDVDGYEYKVFYLRNGEGVPLVCQHTAGCHNHQWRDLLEDSEITADYDVIAYDLARHGKSDPPLNKEWWTEEYRLTTEHYMNFITAFCDALDLENPIFMGSSFGGNIALQLALHHPDRFRAVIPVEAAEHAPGFFLDWWRHPHANAAQVCASGVWDLMAPQSPDKDRWLTWHYYTQGSEVFKGDLYFYSVDHDLRTKLGGIDTRQCPVIMMTGTYDYLTPPDATENTARQIPGGIYIEMEDIGHFPMSENYPLFAVYLKEALRLIEERT is encoded by the coding sequence ATGGCCAAGCATTCGCCTGTCATCGGACGTTATGTCACGATTGATGTCGACGGCTACGAGTACAAGGTCTTTTACCTGCGCAACGGCGAGGGCGTGCCGCTTGTCTGCCAGCATACGGCCGGCTGCCACAATCACCAATGGCGCGATCTTCTGGAAGATAGCGAAATTACGGCCGACTACGATGTGATTGCCTATGATCTTGCCCGTCACGGCAAGTCCGACCCGCCGCTCAACAAGGAGTGGTGGACGGAAGAATATCGGCTGACGACCGAGCACTATATGAACTTCATTACCGCGTTTTGCGATGCGCTCGATCTGGAAAATCCGATCTTCATGGGCTCTTCCTTCGGCGGCAATATCGCCTTGCAGCTCGCGCTCCATCACCCGGACCGTTTCCGCGCGGTCATCCCGGTCGAGGCCGCAGAGCATGCGCCCGGCTTCTTTCTCGACTGGTGGCGCCATCCGCATGCCAACGCTGCCCAGGTCTGCGCCTCCGGCGTATGGGACCTGATGGCGCCGCAAAGCCCGGACAAGGACCGCTGGCTCACCTGGCACTACTACACGCAAGGGTCCGAGGTTTTCAAAGGCGACCTCTACTTCTACTCCGTCGACCATGACCTCCGGACCAAACTTGGCGGTATCGATACCCGTCAGTGCCCGGTGATCATGATGACCGGCACCTATGACTATCTCACACCGCCTGATGCGACGGAGAACACCGCGCGGCAGATCCCGGGCGGCATCTATATCGAGATGGAGGATATCGGGCATTTCCCGATGTCGGAAAACTACCCGCTTTTCGCCGTGTATTTGAAGGAAGCGCTGCGGCTCATCGAGGAACGCACATGA
- a CDS encoding IclR family transcriptional regulator, which produces MDQEQTKLVPAVERATRILDLVARNRSHPNLSDLARELGIAKSSVHMLCRTLVELGLLIRRPDQTYQLGPHLMRWSNAFMEQSDVATEFASIWDRETELPGATITLTVLEGNEVVYIAARNSDISHSLVDFRAGMRLPAAFTATGKAFLSHMSDFEVKRIYADGLPPPRTSSSVQTVEQLLAELRETRERGYSVDNQQVAEGIICFGASVLDSRNFPIAGVAVSLRADELIDRERTIANVRRIATRLSARMGADLERAASRRTRVG; this is translated from the coding sequence ATGGATCAAGAACAGACAAAACTGGTGCCCGCCGTGGAGCGGGCGACGCGCATACTCGATCTGGTGGCGAGAAACCGAAGCCATCCCAACCTGTCAGATCTCGCGCGCGAGCTTGGAATCGCTAAAAGCTCGGTTCACATGCTGTGCCGCACGCTTGTGGAACTGGGACTGCTGATCCGCCGCCCTGACCAGACCTATCAGCTCGGTCCCCATCTGATGCGCTGGTCGAACGCCTTTATGGAGCAGTCCGACGTGGCCACCGAGTTCGCCTCGATCTGGGACAGGGAAACCGAGCTTCCGGGTGCAACGATTACGCTTACCGTTCTCGAAGGCAACGAAGTGGTCTACATCGCGGCGCGCAATTCGGACATCAGCCATTCGCTTGTCGATTTCCGCGCCGGTATGCGGCTTCCGGCGGCCTTTACCGCGACCGGAAAGGCCTTCCTGAGCCATATGAGCGATTTCGAAGTCAAGAGGATCTATGCGGACGGGCTGCCGCCGCCGCGTACGTCCTCCAGCGTCCAGACCGTGGAGCAGTTGCTCGCGGAACTGCGCGAGACGCGCGAAAGAGGCTACTCCGTCGACAACCAGCAAGTCGCCGAAGGCATTATCTGTTTTGGTGCGTCGGTTCTCGATTCACGCAACTTCCCGATCGCAGGGGTTGCCGTCAGTCTTCGGGCCGACGAGCTCATTGACAGAGAACGCACCATCGCCAATGTCAGGCGTATTGCAACGCGGCTATCCGCCCGCATGGGAGCCGATCTGGAACGGGCAGCGAGCCGGCGTACGAGGGTGGGCTAG